In Arachis hypogaea cultivar Tifrunner chromosome 2, arahy.Tifrunner.gnm2.J5K5, whole genome shotgun sequence, a genomic segment contains:
- the LOC112743991 gene encoding uncharacterized protein isoform X2 — protein MSHAIECARSLHLPPKSCECVELVYQVGICGEHGRSHLLLHSLLKLVLTMSHTLLLGNIISAFLSLSPVEIQNTVNHVIQCARSLHQPSKGSMIRLETSE, from the exons atgagtcACGCAATCGAATGTGCTCGAAGCCTACACCTGCCTCCGAAAAGTTGTGAA TGCGTTGAGTTGGTTTATCAGGTTGGAATATGTGGAGAGCATGGTAGGAGCCATCTTCTATTGCATTCTTTGCTCAAATTGGTCTTGACTATGTCTCATACTCTCCTTTTAG GAAACATAATTTCTGCCTTCCTGTCCTTGTCCCCAGT AGAGATCCAAAATACTGTGAATCATGTAATCCAATGTGCTCGAAGCCTACACCAACCTTCAAAAG GCAGCATGATTCGGTTAGAGACGAGTGAATAA
- the LOC112743991 gene encoding uncharacterized protein isoform X1, giving the protein MSHAIECARSLHLPPKSCECVELVYQVGICGEHGRSHLLLHSLLKLVLTMSHTLLLGNIISAFLSLSPVEIQNTVNHVIQCARSLHQPSKAGSMIRLETSE; this is encoded by the exons atgagtcACGCAATCGAATGTGCTCGAAGCCTACACCTGCCTCCGAAAAGTTGTGAA TGCGTTGAGTTGGTTTATCAGGTTGGAATATGTGGAGAGCATGGTAGGAGCCATCTTCTATTGCATTCTTTGCTCAAATTGGTCTTGACTATGTCTCATACTCTCCTTTTAG GAAACATAATTTCTGCCTTCCTGTCCTTGTCCCCAGT AGAGATCCAAAATACTGTGAATCATGTAATCCAATGTGCTCGAAGCCTACACCAACCTTCAAAAG cAGGCAGCATGATTCGGTTAGAGACGAGTGAATAA
- the LOC112743991 gene encoding uncharacterized protein isoform X3 yields the protein MSHAIECARSLHLPPKSCECVELVYQVGICGEHGRSHLLLHSLLKLVLTMSHTLLLGNIISAFLSLSPVEIQNTVNHVIQCARSLHQPSKVTCSSIMQ from the exons atgagtcACGCAATCGAATGTGCTCGAAGCCTACACCTGCCTCCGAAAAGTTGTGAA TGCGTTGAGTTGGTTTATCAGGTTGGAATATGTGGAGAGCATGGTAGGAGCCATCTTCTATTGCATTCTTTGCTCAAATTGGTCTTGACTATGTCTCATACTCTCCTTTTAG GAAACATAATTTCTGCCTTCCTGTCCTTGTCCCCAGT AGAGATCCAAAATACTGTGAATCATGTAATCCAATGTGCTCGAAGCCTACACCAACCTTCAAAAG TTACCTGTTCTTCAATTATGCAGTAG